In Amycolatopsis solani, a single window of DNA contains:
- a CDS encoding RidA family protein translates to MSKTAVSTENAPKPPAKFSQAVRKGNLLQVAGQVAFDPATNEIVGDDVVGQTRQTFKNIEAVLAEAGSSLADAIMVRVYLTDTAHFAPFNEVYNELIGDGPHAARTTVYVGLPGELLVEIDVLCVLD, encoded by the coding sequence ATGAGCAAGACGGCAGTTTCCACCGAGAACGCGCCGAAGCCGCCGGCGAAGTTCTCGCAGGCCGTCCGCAAGGGGAACCTGCTGCAGGTCGCCGGCCAGGTCGCGTTCGACCCGGCCACGAACGAGATCGTCGGCGACGACGTCGTGGGCCAGACCCGGCAGACGTTCAAGAACATCGAGGCCGTGCTGGCCGAAGCGGGCTCGAGCCTGGCCGACGCGATCATGGTCCGGGTGTACCTGACCGACACGGCGCACTTCGCGCCGTTCAACGAGGTCTACAACGAACTGATCGGCGACGGCCCGCACGCCGCGCGCACGACGGTGTACGTCGGCCTCCCGGGCGAGCTGCTCGTCGAGATCGACGTGCTCTGCGTGCTGGACTGA
- a CDS encoding IclR family transcriptional regulator — MSQSLDRALTLLNSIAKDARTLDDLADEIGVHKSTVLRLLRTLEQHHFVRREGTRYYRLGSAMFDLANQALDSIDVRRSAQPALAALNAHTGHTVHLASYDDGEVVYIDKYEGRHSVRMYSRVGKRAPLHCTAVGKVLVAAMPAARREEIARSIEYPALTPNTITTPSDFLAELERVADRGYAVDNAEHEDFIHCIAAPVRGADGEVLAAASMSVPKVLLDYEGLLALVPDLRAATHEASVHSGWTGNGKGH, encoded by the coding sequence GTGAGTCAGAGCTTGGACCGCGCGCTGACGCTGCTGAACTCGATCGCGAAGGACGCGCGCACCCTCGACGACCTGGCCGACGAGATCGGCGTGCACAAGTCGACCGTGCTGCGGCTGCTGCGCACCCTCGAACAGCACCACTTCGTCCGGCGCGAGGGCACGCGGTACTACCGGCTCGGCAGCGCCATGTTCGACCTGGCCAACCAGGCGCTCGACTCGATCGACGTCCGGCGCAGCGCCCAGCCCGCGCTGGCCGCGCTCAACGCGCACACCGGTCACACCGTGCACCTGGCCAGCTACGACGACGGCGAAGTCGTCTACATCGACAAGTACGAAGGTCGCCACTCGGTGCGGATGTACTCGCGCGTCGGCAAGCGCGCGCCGCTGCACTGCACGGCGGTGGGGAAGGTGCTGGTCGCCGCGATGCCCGCGGCCCGCCGCGAGGAGATCGCGCGGTCCATCGAATACCCGGCGCTGACCCCGAACACGATCACGACGCCATCGGACTTCCTGGCGGAGCTCGAACGCGTGGCCGACCGCGGGTACGCCGTCGACAACGCGGAGCACGAGGACTTCATCCACTGCATCGCGGCGCCCGTCCGCGGCGCGGACGGCGAGGTGCTGGCCGCGGCGTCGATGTCGGTGCCGAAGGTGCTGCTCGACTACGAAGGCCTGCTCGCACTGGTCCCGGACCTGCGGGCGGCGACGCACGAAGCTTCCGTCCACAGTGGATGGACGGGGAACGGAAAGGGGCACTGA
- a CDS encoding 1-aminocyclopropane-1-carboxylate deaminase, which produces MTLADFPRYPLLFGPSPVHPLERLTAHLGGAEIWAKREDVNSGLAYGGNKTRKLEYLVADALKEGADTLVSIGGVQSNHTRQVAAAAARAGLKAVLVQESWVDWHDPLYDKVGNIQLSRILGADVRLVQAGFGIGFKQAWEDAVAEIEAGGGKPYAIPAGASDHRLGGLGFANWIVELERQEEELGVFFDTVVVCSVTGSTQGGMVAGVAGHKKRRVLGIDASAKPAETREQITRIARDTAELIGAGEIPEVELDDRYHAGIYGIPDKSTVDAIETCARLEGMITDPVYEGKSMAGLIDLVGRGEIGKDSTVLYAHLGGQLALNGYTSVLG; this is translated from the coding sequence ATGACCCTCGCCGACTTCCCGCGCTACCCGTTGCTGTTCGGGCCGTCGCCGGTGCACCCGCTCGAACGGCTCACCGCGCACCTCGGTGGGGCCGAGATCTGGGCCAAGCGCGAAGACGTCAACTCCGGGCTCGCCTACGGCGGCAACAAGACCCGCAAGCTCGAGTACCTCGTCGCGGACGCCCTGAAAGAAGGCGCCGACACGCTCGTCTCGATCGGCGGCGTCCAGTCCAACCACACCCGGCAGGTCGCGGCCGCCGCGGCGCGGGCCGGGCTCAAGGCCGTGCTCGTGCAGGAAAGCTGGGTCGACTGGCACGATCCGCTCTACGACAAGGTCGGCAACATCCAGCTCTCGCGGATCCTCGGCGCGGACGTCCGGCTCGTGCAGGCCGGCTTCGGGATCGGGTTCAAGCAGGCCTGGGAGGACGCGGTCGCCGAGATCGAGGCCGGTGGCGGGAAGCCGTACGCCATCCCGGCGGGCGCCTCGGACCACCGGCTCGGCGGGCTGGGCTTCGCGAACTGGATCGTCGAACTGGAACGCCAAGAAGAAGAACTCGGCGTCTTCTTCGACACCGTGGTCGTCTGCTCGGTCACCGGCAGCACGCAGGGCGGGATGGTCGCCGGGGTGGCCGGGCACAAGAAGCGGCGCGTCCTCGGCATCGACGCCTCCGCGAAGCCGGCCGAAACTCGCGAACAGATCACGCGGATCGCGCGCGACACCGCCGAGCTGATCGGCGCCGGCGAGATCCCCGAGGTCGAGCTGGACGACCGGTACCACGCCGGGATCTACGGGATCCCGGACAAGTCCACTGTGGACGCGATCGAGACGTGTGCCCGGCTGGAAGGGATGATCACCGACCCGGTGTACGAAGGCAAGTCCATGGCGGGCCTCATCGACCTCGTCGGCCGCGGCGAGATCGGGAAGGACTCGACCGTCCTCTACGCCCACCTCGGTGGGCAGCTCGCGCTCAACGGCTACACGAGCGTCCTCGGCTGA
- the pheT gene encoding phenylalanine--tRNA ligase subunit beta, translated as MRVPVSWLTEHLDLAEEVTPQDLADAFVRIGVEVDDLSELGPVTGPLVVGRVAEIEELTEFKKPVRFCRVDVGEPADEAEELDDEDEDEDDEAGEFDEGPHGIKTRGIICGARNFTEGDLVVVALPGAVLPGGFEIASRKTYGRISDGMICSARELGLGDDHTGILVLPSGTASPGDDAQELLGLNDTVIELAPTPDRGYALSIRGLARELSNALDVPFGDPALLEVPAAEGDAWPVHVEDPEGCPRFVLRRVTGLDATAPTPWWMRRRLMLAGIRSISLAVDVTNYVMLELGHPLHAFATKAIQGDLVVRRAKAGEKLTTLDDVERALDPDDIVIADDSGVISLAGTMGGASTEITTESTDVLLEAAHWNPAAISRTARRHKLFSEAAKRFERFTDPQLCPAAVELAARLLRQYGDASIRPGRTDEGEVKPNPPVVMPINLPDKVAGVNYKRGVTVRRLTQIGCKVSVSTGDDGTGLVTAIPPSWRGDLRQPADLVEEVLRLEGYDSIPSTLPAAPAGRGLTDAQRRVRSVSRALAEAGYVEVRPFPFVGDAVWDAFGLPEDDVRRNAVVVRNPLEADRNRLATTLLPGLLDTLQRNVSRGMKDVSLYQIGQVVLPAPNPLKVPDLGVDRRPSDEELALLEAAVPPQPLHVGVVLAGNRHRAGWWGGGEQANWADAVQAARTIAEAAGVELTVQATDLPPWHPGRCAQLRVGDWPVGHAGELHPKVVEALGLPPRTVAMELDLDAIPLPDSRPAPSVSGYPPVLLDVALVVAAEVPSADLAAVLREGAGELLEDITLFDVYAGEQVGEGKRSLAYKLRFRAADRTLTVDEATKARDAAVAAAAERFEAALRA; from the coding sequence GTGCGAGTCCCAGTCAGCTGGCTGACCGAACACCTCGATCTCGCTGAGGAGGTCACGCCGCAGGACCTGGCCGACGCCTTCGTGCGGATCGGGGTCGAGGTCGACGACCTGAGCGAGCTCGGGCCCGTGACCGGGCCGCTGGTCGTCGGCCGGGTGGCCGAGATCGAAGAGCTCACCGAGTTCAAGAAGCCGGTCCGGTTCTGCCGCGTCGACGTCGGCGAACCCGCCGACGAAGCCGAAGAGCTGGACGACGAGGACGAAGACGAGGACGACGAAGCCGGCGAGTTCGACGAGGGTCCGCACGGCATCAAGACCCGCGGCATCATCTGCGGCGCGCGCAACTTCACCGAGGGCGACCTGGTCGTCGTCGCGCTGCCCGGCGCCGTCCTGCCCGGCGGCTTCGAAATCGCCTCCCGCAAGACCTACGGCCGCATCAGCGACGGCATGATCTGCTCGGCCCGCGAGCTCGGCCTCGGCGACGACCACACCGGCATCCTCGTGCTGCCGTCGGGCACGGCGAGCCCGGGCGACGACGCCCAGGAGCTCCTCGGCCTGAACGACACGGTCATCGAGCTGGCCCCGACCCCGGACCGCGGCTACGCGCTGTCGATCCGCGGTCTCGCGCGCGAGCTGTCGAACGCGCTGGACGTCCCGTTCGGCGACCCGGCGCTGCTGGAGGTCCCGGCGGCCGAAGGCGACGCCTGGCCGGTCCACGTCGAGGACCCGGAAGGCTGCCCGCGGTTCGTGCTGCGGCGGGTCACCGGCCTGGACGCGACCGCGCCGACCCCGTGGTGGATGCGCCGCCGGCTGATGCTGGCCGGCATCCGCTCCATCTCGCTGGCCGTCGACGTCACCAACTACGTGATGCTCGAGCTCGGGCACCCGCTGCACGCGTTCGCCACCAAGGCCATCCAGGGCGACCTGGTGGTCCGGCGCGCGAAGGCGGGCGAGAAGCTGACGACGCTGGACGACGTCGAGCGCGCGCTCGACCCGGACGACATCGTCATCGCCGACGACAGCGGCGTCATCTCGCTGGCGGGCACGATGGGTGGCGCGAGCACCGAGATCACGACGGAGAGCACCGACGTGCTGCTCGAAGCCGCGCACTGGAACCCGGCGGCGATCAGCCGCACCGCGCGCCGGCACAAGCTGTTCTCCGAGGCCGCCAAGCGCTTCGAGCGGTTCACCGACCCGCAGCTGTGCCCGGCCGCCGTCGAGCTGGCCGCCCGCCTGCTGCGGCAGTACGGCGACGCCTCGATCCGCCCCGGCCGCACCGACGAGGGCGAGGTCAAGCCGAACCCGCCGGTCGTCATGCCGATCAACCTGCCCGACAAGGTCGCGGGCGTGAACTACAAGCGCGGTGTCACGGTCCGCCGGCTCACCCAGATCGGCTGCAAGGTCTCGGTGAGCACCGGCGACGACGGCACCGGCCTGGTCACGGCGATCCCCCCGAGCTGGCGCGGCGACCTGCGCCAGCCCGCCGACCTCGTCGAAGAGGTCCTGCGGCTGGAGGGCTACGACAGCATCCCGTCGACGCTGCCCGCCGCCCCGGCCGGCCGCGGCCTGACCGACGCCCAGCGGCGGGTGCGGAGCGTTTCCCGTGCCCTCGCCGAGGCGGGGTACGTCGAGGTGCGCCCGTTCCCGTTCGTCGGCGACGCGGTGTGGGACGCCTTCGGCCTGCCGGAGGACGACGTCCGCCGCAACGCGGTCGTGGTCCGCAACCCGCTGGAGGCCGACCGCAACCGGCTGGCCACCACGCTGCTGCCGGGCCTGCTGGACACGCTGCAGCGCAACGTGTCCCGCGGGATGAAGGACGTCTCGCTGTACCAGATCGGCCAGGTCGTGCTGCCCGCGCCGAACCCGCTGAAGGTGCCGGACCTCGGCGTCGACCGGCGGCCGAGCGACGAGGAGCTGGCGCTGCTCGAGGCCGCGGTCCCGCCGCAGCCCCTGCACGTCGGGGTGGTCCTCGCCGGCAACCGCCACCGCGCGGGCTGGTGGGGCGGCGGCGAGCAGGCGAACTGGGCCGACGCGGTCCAGGCCGCCCGCACGATCGCGGAGGCCGCCGGCGTCGAGCTGACGGTCCAGGCGACCGACCTCCCGCCGTGGCACCCGGGCCGCTGCGCCCAGCTGCGGGTCGGCGACTGGCCGGTCGGCCACGCCGGCGAGCTGCACCCCAAGGTGGTCGAGGCCCTCGGCCTGCCGCCGCGGACGGTCGCGATGGAGCTGGACCTGGACGCGATCCCGCTGCCGGACTCCCGCCCCGCCCCGAGCGTGTCGGGTTATCCGCCGGTGCTGCTCGACGTCGCCCTCGTGGTGGCCGCGGAAGTGCCGTCGGCGGACCTCGCCGCGGTGCTGCGCGAGGGAGCGGGCGAGCTCCTCGAGGACATCACGCTGTTCGACGTGTACGCGGGCGAGCAGGTCGGCGAGGGCAAGCGTTCCCTGGCGTACAAGCTCCGCTTCCGGGCGGCCGACCGCACCCTGACGGTCGACGAGGCCACCAAGGCCCGCGACGCGGCCGTGGCGGCCGCGGCCGAGCGCTTCGAGGCGGCTCTGCGCGCCTGA
- the rplT gene encoding 50S ribosomal protein L20, protein MARVKRAVNAQKKRRATLELASGYRGQRSRLYRKAKEQTLHSLNYAYRDRRARKGDFRQLWITRINAAARANGVTYNRFIQGIKAAGVEVDRKILADLAVNDAAAFTALAELAKANVNTEAKSA, encoded by the coding sequence GTGGCACGCGTCAAGCGGGCGGTCAACGCCCAGAAGAAGCGTCGCGCAACTCTCGAACTGGCCAGCGGCTACCGCGGCCAGCGTTCGCGGCTGTACCGCAAGGCCAAGGAGCAGACGCTTCACTCGCTCAACTACGCCTACCGGGACCGTCGTGCCCGCAAGGGTGACTTCCGCCAGCTGTGGATCACCCGCATCAACGCGGCGGCCCGCGCCAACGGCGTGACCTACAACCGGTTCATCCAGGGCATCAAGGCCGCTGGTGTCGAGGTCGACCGCAAGATCCTCGCGGACCTCGCCGTCAACGACGCCGCCGCCTTCACCGCGCTGGCCGAGCTCGCCAAGGCCAACGTGAACACCGAAGCGAAGTCGGCCTGA
- a CDS encoding DUF1844 domain-containing protein, protein MSEQPPEQPPYSARQLEEIPSVEVISRAAVMLLSAGAERLGLADEDPETSPHRDLDEARRLITALAGLVTASAEYLGLHAGPLRDGLQSLQKAFREASVVPDPPGQGPGEKYTGPVY, encoded by the coding sequence GTGTCAGAACAACCCCCCGAACAGCCCCCCTATTCCGCCCGGCAGCTCGAGGAGATCCCGAGCGTGGAGGTGATCAGCCGCGCGGCGGTGATGCTGCTGTCGGCCGGCGCCGAGCGGCTCGGCCTCGCCGACGAAGACCCGGAGACCTCCCCGCACCGCGACCTCGACGAGGCCCGCCGGTTGATCACCGCACTCGCCGGCCTGGTGACGGCTTCCGCCGAGTACCTCGGCCTGCACGCCGGCCCGTTGCGGGACGGTCTGCAGTCGCTCCAGAAGGCGTTCCGGGAAGCGTCCGTCGTGCCTGATCCGCCTGGTCAGGGGCCTGGGGAGAAGTACACCGGCCCGGTTTACTGA
- the infC gene encoding translation initiation factor IF-3, which yields MGTRSNENRKHSSDQGGPISSETRINDRIRVPEVRLVGPAGEQVGIVRIEDALRLAQENDLDLVEVAPQARPPVCKLMDFGKFKYESAQKARESRRNQQLTVIKEQKLRPKIDQHDYETKKGHVSRFLAAGNKVKVTIMFRGREQSRPELGYRLLQKLAEDVTELGFVESSAKQDGRNMIMVLAPHKNVKPKAKAEAAPEPTPDA from the coding sequence GTGGGCACCAGGTCGAACGAGAACAGGAAACATTCCTCGGACCAAGGAGGCCCCATCAGCTCCGAGACACGCATCAACGACCGAATCCGGGTGCCGGAGGTCCGACTCGTCGGGCCCGCCGGTGAACAGGTCGGCATCGTCCGGATCGAGGATGCGCTGCGCCTGGCGCAGGAGAACGATCTCGACCTCGTCGAGGTCGCGCCGCAGGCCCGCCCGCCGGTGTGCAAGCTCATGGACTTCGGCAAGTTCAAGTACGAGAGCGCGCAGAAGGCTCGCGAATCGCGGCGCAACCAGCAGCTGACCGTCATCAAGGAACAGAAGCTGCGCCCCAAGATCGACCAGCACGACTACGAGACCAAGAAGGGTCACGTGTCGCGCTTCCTGGCGGCGGGCAACAAGGTCAAGGTCACGATCATGTTCCGCGGTCGCGAGCAGTCCCGGCCGGAGCTCGGCTACCGGCTGCTGCAGAAGCTCGCCGAAGACGTCACGGAGCTCGGCTTCGTCGAGTCGTCGGCCAAGCAGGACGGTCGCAACATGATCATGGTGCTGGCCCCGCACAAGAACGTGAAGCCGAAGGCGAAGGCCGAGGCGGCCCCCGAGCCGACCCCCGACGCGTAG
- a CDS encoding DNA alkylation repair protein, translating into MNVDDRLVKAIRTGLAELADPGKAPAMQAYMKSAMPFRGVAKPQRSVLLKRVLADHILPDRVTYSATVLELWRTAEFREERYAAIDLSGHRAYRAWQDAELVPMYEEMIVSGAWWDHVDELAIRRIGPILRADRARLTPVMLSWAADLDLWRRRTAIICQVGAKEDTDTDLLTRAIEPAIAEPEFFLRKGIGWALREYAKTSPDWVRSFVDDHPGLSGLSRREALKHIG; encoded by the coding sequence ATGAACGTGGACGATCGGCTGGTCAAGGCGATCCGCACCGGGCTGGCGGAGCTGGCCGACCCGGGGAAAGCGCCGGCGATGCAGGCGTACATGAAGTCGGCGATGCCGTTCCGCGGCGTGGCGAAACCTCAGCGCAGCGTGCTGCTCAAGCGGGTGCTCGCCGACCACATACTGCCCGATCGGGTGACATATTCAGCGACCGTCCTGGAGTTGTGGCGGACCGCCGAATTCCGCGAAGAGCGCTACGCGGCCATCGATCTTTCCGGTCATCGGGCGTACCGGGCGTGGCAGGACGCGGAACTGGTGCCGATGTACGAGGAAATGATCGTCAGCGGGGCCTGGTGGGACCACGTGGACGAGCTGGCGATCCGCCGGATCGGGCCGATCCTCCGCGCCGACCGCGCCCGGCTGACGCCCGTCATGCTGAGCTGGGCGGCCGACCTCGACCTGTGGCGCCGCCGGACGGCGATCATCTGCCAGGTCGGCGCCAAGGAGGACACCGACACGGACCTGCTGACCCGCGCGATCGAACCCGCGATCGCCGAGCCGGAGTTCTTCCTGCGCAAGGGAATCGGCTGGGCGTTGCGGGAGTACGCGAAGACATCGCCGGACTGGGTGCGGTCCTTCGTGGACGACCACCCGGGGCTGTCCGGGCTGTCGCGGAGGGAGGCGCTCAAGCACATCGGCTGA
- a CDS encoding TrmH family RNA methyltransferase: MTGSFPRPGADPFTERTPRVVAARKLTRRAERDKTGRFLAEGANAVEAALAGGTVHELFVTARAAEQHADLVDAAREAGVAVSPITDRAADGLSETVTPQGIVAVCALLDRPLEEAVTPGARLVVVLVDVADPGNAGTVIRVADAAGADAVVLAGDTVDPHNGKCVRAAAGSLFHLPITRVRDVPAALAACSAAGLRTFAAHGYADAELDRVDLAAPTAWVFGNEAHGLPADVLERTDLAVRIPLYGKAESLNLATAAAVCVYTSALAAHR; this comes from the coding sequence CTGACCGGCAGCTTTCCCCGGCCCGGGGCGGATCCGTTCACCGAACGGACCCCCCGGGTCGTTGCTGCGCGCAAGTTGACGCGGCGCGCGGAGCGCGACAAGACCGGCCGCTTCCTGGCCGAAGGCGCCAACGCCGTCGAGGCCGCGCTGGCCGGCGGCACGGTGCACGAGCTGTTCGTCACCGCCCGCGCGGCGGAGCAGCACGCGGACCTGGTCGACGCGGCCCGCGAGGCCGGCGTCGCCGTCTCGCCGATCACCGACCGCGCCGCGGACGGGCTGTCGGAAACCGTGACGCCCCAGGGCATCGTGGCCGTCTGCGCGCTGCTCGACCGGCCGCTCGAAGAGGCCGTGACGCCGGGCGCCCGGCTCGTCGTGGTGCTCGTCGACGTCGCCGACCCCGGCAACGCCGGCACGGTCATCCGCGTCGCCGACGCCGCGGGCGCCGACGCGGTCGTCCTGGCCGGCGACACCGTCGACCCGCACAACGGCAAGTGCGTCCGCGCCGCCGCCGGCAGCCTCTTCCACCTGCCGATCACCCGGGTCCGGGACGTCCCCGCCGCGCTGGCCGCCTGTTCGGCCGCGGGCCTGCGGACGTTCGCCGCCCACGGCTACGCCGACGCCGAACTCGATCGGGTGGATCTCGCCGCCCCGACCGCGTGGGTCTTCGGCAACGAGGCCCACGGCCTGCCCGCCGACGTCCTCGAGCGGACGGACCTCGCGGTCCGGATTCCCCTGTACGGCAAAGCGGAGAGCCTCAACCTCGCCACCGCGGCGGCGGTCTGCGTCTACACGAGCGCGCTGGCGGCCCACCGCTAG
- the rpmI gene encoding 50S ribosomal protein L35, with product MPKMKTHSGTSKRIRVTGTGKLRRQKAGRRHLMEKKSNRLTRRLEGTTELAKTEAGRVKRLLGI from the coding sequence ATGCCGAAGATGAAGACCCACAGCGGGACGTCCAAGCGGATCCGCGTCACGGGCACGGGCAAGCTGCGCCGCCAGAAGGCCGGCCGCCGCCACCTGATGGAGAAGAAGTCGAACCGCCTCACCCGCCGTCTCGAGGGCACCACCGAGCTGGCGAAGACCGAGGCCGGCCGCGTCAAGCGCCTGCTCGGCATCTGA
- the pheS gene encoding phenylalanine--tRNA ligase subunit alpha: MSGAKEKEAQGAVLAPETLQEAVKAAEAAFAAATGLEALAEVKPAHLGDQSPVGLARRAIGALPKQEKAEAGKRVNEARQAIQAAFDARRAELQVERDERVLREETVDVTLPWDRVPRGARHPISTISERVADAFVAMGYEVAEGPELEAEWFNFDALNFGKDHPARQLQDTFYVGEEDSGLVLRTHTSPVQARTLLHRDLPVYVVCPGRTYRTDELDSTHTPVFTQVEGLAVDKGITMAHLKGTLDAFARAMFGESSKTRLRPHFFPFTEPSAEVDVWFEEKKGGPGWVEWGGCGMVNPNVLRACGVDPDVYSGFAFGMGIERTLQFRNGIPDMRDMVEGDVRFTLPFGTEA; the protein is encoded by the coding sequence ATGTCCGGAGCCAAGGAAAAGGAAGCCCAGGGCGCGGTATTGGCCCCCGAGACGCTGCAGGAGGCGGTCAAGGCCGCCGAAGCGGCGTTCGCCGCCGCGACCGGGCTCGAGGCGCTGGCCGAGGTCAAGCCGGCGCACCTCGGTGACCAGTCGCCGGTGGGCCTGGCCCGCCGCGCGATCGGCGCCCTGCCCAAGCAGGAGAAGGCCGAGGCGGGCAAGCGCGTCAACGAGGCCCGGCAAGCCATCCAGGCGGCCTTCGACGCCCGCCGTGCCGAGCTCCAGGTGGAGCGCGACGAGCGTGTCCTGCGTGAAGAAACCGTCGACGTCACCCTGCCGTGGGACCGTGTCCCGCGGGGTGCCCGCCACCCGATCAGCACCATCTCCGAGCGCGTCGCGGACGCGTTCGTCGCGATGGGCTACGAGGTCGCCGAGGGTCCGGAGCTCGAAGCCGAGTGGTTCAACTTCGACGCGCTGAACTTCGGCAAGGACCACCCGGCCCGCCAGCTGCAGGACACCTTCTACGTCGGTGAAGAGGACTCCGGCCTGGTGCTGCGCACGCACACCTCGCCGGTGCAGGCCCGCACGCTGCTGCACCGCGACCTGCCGGTGTACGTCGTCTGCCCGGGCCGGACGTACCGGACCGACGAGCTCGACTCGACGCACACCCCGGTGTTCACCCAGGTCGAGGGCCTCGCGGTGGACAAGGGCATCACCATGGCGCACCTCAAGGGCACCCTGGACGCCTTCGCCCGCGCGATGTTCGGCGAGAGCTCCAAGACCCGCCTGCGCCCGCACTTCTTCCCGTTCACCGAGCCGTCCGCCGAGGTCGACGTCTGGTTCGAGGAGAAGAAGGGCGGCCCCGGCTGGGTCGAGTGGGGTGGCTGCGGCATGGTCAACCCGAACGTGCTGCGCGCCTGCGGCGTCGACCCCGACGTGTACTCGGGCTTCGCCTTCGGCATGGGCATCGAGCGCACCCTGCAGTTCCGCAACGGGATCCCGGACATGCGCGACATGGTGGAAGGCGACGTCCGCTTCACCCTTCCCTTCGGAACGGAGGCGTAG
- a CDS encoding DUF6159 family protein yields MGKLARSYALFTASLRVLRAHKGLAWFTVLAGLAGLFVAGAFLTPAFFLSHVQLTDGGRPTAGSWVLLAAFYVVSAFVAIFFNAALISQADVALRGGVPAVGAGLAAAARRWPALLGWAAISATVSLVLRAIEERLGFLGQFVAGLIGLAWRLTTFLVLPVVVLEGAGVKAGVRRSVELFRRTWGENAAGGIGIGLVGFILSLAGYAVLVLAGFLLGGGAATLFACLGLALVWSVLVAVFTATLSGIYQTALYRYAAEGVVAGEFAEADFAGVFHAR; encoded by the coding sequence ATGGGCAAGCTCGCCCGTTCGTACGCGTTGTTCACGGCTTCGTTGCGGGTGCTGCGCGCCCACAAGGGCCTGGCCTGGTTCACGGTGCTGGCCGGCCTCGCCGGGTTGTTCGTCGCCGGGGCGTTCCTGACGCCGGCGTTCTTCCTCTCCCACGTCCAGCTCACCGACGGCGGCCGCCCCACGGCCGGGTCGTGGGTGCTGCTCGCCGCCTTCTACGTCGTCTCGGCGTTCGTCGCGATCTTCTTCAACGCGGCGCTGATCTCCCAGGCCGACGTCGCGCTCCGCGGCGGCGTTCCGGCGGTCGGGGCGGGCCTGGCCGCGGCCGCGCGCCGGTGGCCGGCGCTGCTCGGCTGGGCCGCCATCTCCGCGACGGTCAGCCTGGTCCTGCGCGCGATCGAGGAGCGGCTCGGCTTCCTCGGCCAGTTCGTCGCGGGACTGATCGGCCTGGCCTGGCGGCTCACGACGTTCCTCGTGCTGCCCGTCGTCGTGCTCGAAGGTGCGGGCGTGAAGGCCGGCGTCCGGCGGTCGGTGGAGCTGTTCCGCCGGACCTGGGGAGAGAACGCCGCCGGCGGTATCGGGATCGGCCTGGTCGGCTTCATCCTCAGCCTGGCGGGCTACGCCGTGCTGGTGCTCGCCGGCTTCCTGCTCGGCGGCGGCGCGGCCACCTTGTTCGCCTGCCTCGGCCTCGCGCTCGTCTGGTCGGTGCTGGTCGCCGTCTTCACCGCGACTTTGTCCGGCATCTACCAGACCGCGCTGTACCGCTACGCCGCCGAGGGCGTGGTGGCCGGCGAGTTCGCCGAGGCCGACTTCGCCGGGGTTTTCCACGCGCGTTGA
- a CDS encoding GntR family transcriptional regulator produces MSLPKVVRPLLRDEAYDHIRQAIVDGSLPPGAPLRDGDLAEQLGLSKAPVREALRRLAEEGLVDSKPQSYTRVSEVMSPDVLDAREIVRVLHEFAVRQAAAKCRPHDIAAMRAANDRFAKAIEAGDVKAAVKADDELHDVPVRLAGNAAVAATLDRYTPLLRRLEHARFSSALAWNSVLRHTKLIDALEAHDAATAVSVIATIWTDLLEDR; encoded by the coding sequence GTGAGTCTCCCCAAGGTCGTCCGCCCGCTCCTCCGCGACGAGGCGTACGACCACATCCGGCAGGCCATCGTCGACGGCTCCCTCCCACCCGGTGCCCCACTCCGCGACGGCGACCTCGCCGAGCAGCTCGGGCTCTCCAAGGCCCCCGTCCGCGAGGCCCTCCGTCGGCTCGCGGAAGAAGGGCTCGTCGACTCCAAGCCCCAGAGCTACACCCGCGTCTCCGAAGTGATGTCGCCCGACGTCCTCGACGCGCGGGAGATCGTCCGGGTGCTGCACGAGTTCGCCGTCCGGCAGGCTGCCGCGAAATGCCGCCCCCATGACATCGCCGCCATGCGGGCCGCCAATGATCGGTTCGCCAAGGCCATCGAGGCCGGGGACGTCAAAGCCGCGGTCAAGGCGGATGACGAACTGCACGACGTGCCCGTGCGGCTGGCCGGCAACGCCGCCGTCGCCGCGACGCTCGACCGCTACACCCCCCTGCTGCGCCGGCTGGAGCACGCGCGGTTCAGCTCCGCGCTCGCCTGGAACTCGGTCCTGCGCCACACGAAGCTCATCGACGCCCTCGAAGCCCACGACGCCGCCACCGCCGTCTCCGTGATCGCCACCATCTGGACCGACCTCCTGGAGGACCGATGA